A genomic segment from Pseudoxanthomonas sp. CF385 encodes:
- a CDS encoding c-type cytochrome: MRNYDLEFLKHFSMVIGFLVLVTGGLIVGAHFLHDAIPPEVNPKTVQITEGRIAPAGAVYAGETGAAAQAAAAQAAKAAAASQVAYGGTTDGSVIYQNLCGACHTNGVGKAPTLTAAGMGARASKGKDTLYKHAIEGFTGPDGGIMPPKGGNASLTDEQVHATVDWMLANIK, translated from the coding sequence GTGCGTAACTACGACCTCGAATTCCTCAAGCATTTCTCGATGGTGATCGGCTTCCTGGTGCTGGTCACCGGTGGTCTGATCGTCGGTGCGCATTTCCTGCATGACGCGATTCCGCCGGAAGTGAACCCGAAGACCGTCCAGATCACCGAGGGCCGCATCGCCCCGGCCGGCGCGGTCTATGCCGGCGAGACCGGTGCCGCGGCCCAGGCCGCCGCGGCCCAGGCCGCCAAGGCCGCCGCCGCCTCGCAGGTCGCCTACGGCGGCACCACCGACGGCAGCGTGATCTACCAGAACCTCTGCGGCGCCTGCCACACCAACGGCGTGGGCAAGGCCCCCACCCTGACCGCCGCCGGCATGGGCGCGCGCGCCAGCAAGGGCAAGGACACCCTGTACAAGCACGCCATCGAAGGCTTCACCGGTCCGGACGGCGGCATCATGCCCCCGAAGGGCGGCAATGCGTCGCTGACCGACGAGCAGGTGCATGCCACCGTCGACTGGATGCTGGCCAACATCAAGTAA
- a CDS encoding OmpA family protein: protein MATASGLFLAALAFLAPAHAQTSVQNTATVALPPGAPVVDSNPANNTSTATVGVLALPRLTLVKQVVNDNGGAAAAAAWTLVAAGASTTISGATGTAAVTNATVPAGTYALSETGGAAGYTAGTWSCVKNGAAAVSANSISLVGNDVATCTIINNDQAATLTLVKTVINDNGGAATVSNFPLTATGPTTITGVSGAAAVTNASVNAGVYTLSEVTAAGYTAGSWSCTAGTLSGTQLTLANGQSASCSITNNDRAATLTLVKTVINDNGGTATVSNFPLTATGPTTITGVSGAAAVTNASVNAGVYTLSEVAAAGYTAGSWSCTAGTLSGTQLTLANGQSASCSITNNDRAATLTLVKTVINDNGGTATISNFPLTATGPTTITGVSGSAAVTNASVNAGVYTLSEVTAAGYTAGSWSCTAGTLSGNQLTLANGQSASCSITNNDQAATLTLVKTVINDNGGTATISNFPLTATGPTTITGVSGAAAVTNASVNAGVYTLSEVTAAGYTAGSWSCTAGTLSGNQLTLSNGQSASCSITNNDQAATLTLVKTVVNTGGGTATPASWTLTATGPTSISGAGGATGQVSAGSYTLSESAGPADYVAGAWNCTAGTLSGNRVVLANGQTATCTIVNTFQSAPALTLDKTTTTPTYASVGQVLSYSYLVTNSGNTTITSAITVVDDRIATVTCPALPAGGLLPTQSITCSATYTVTQADLDAGTVTNIARASDGTTTSPTDTVTVTATQTRALTLDKTTTTPTYASVGQVLSYSYLVTNSGNTTITSAITVVDDRIATVTCPALPAGGLLPTQSITCSATYTVTQADLDAGTVTNIARASDGTTTSPTDTVTVTATQTPGQSLVKAMTADSTGGAVAVGDVLTYTVTMTNTGNTTLANVVMSDALITPNSITCPNVAPGATCQLVGTYTVTQADADAGNIRNTAVVTSPVCPVGSTAPACTTTIDTPVINPVVTYAKAVALPIGQTEVSTGDTLTYTLNVQVSAAATTSVVTLTDTLGAGLTLATVSAGSFSCGTSNPLVCTLPAGTAPGTYSVSYTAIVNDQATGTVRNTVVGTGDDAPTCAGTCRTETPVTEPLPPLVTYAKSAVLPTGRSEVAVGDSVTYTLTTNVINAVTTADVVLTDTLGAGLTFGTVTNAGAYAANTSGAPVLRFTLPAGTTPGTYIVSYTAIVNPAARGTVNNAVVGTGNDAPTCAGNCGTSSPVAEPRVTVSKSSNPATGTQVQVGQTVRYTLSVDVGVSALTGEVVLVDTPDRGLTLGALPAGCSFDGTVLTCRLPAGTTTGLHALSYDAVVNANAGTVVGNQVVATGGGGETPVCTACSTEHQLDAPEIRVSKTAGSREVRIGDLVRYTLAIENVGAMDLVGGSIVDTPAAGFSYVEGSLVANDADGMATVSGGSPLRFSGVDVAAGQTATLVYVMRVGAGVRPGTHVNQAQVRSATDDPVSNIATAEVQLTADPLLNDSLLFGTVFNDRDGDGWQDSAALSGVKVQGGFAPTAYIANSTTVDRGAGLQPEADASSPLLHGIAVGAITGRQSVTDPVEQHAVVIRQHLSEPAFTDDFVLTSAEGVTVRMDAAGNTTVQTNGDAAKGLTAAAPTVERRVAQGDGGYVVDYVIRNAGIDERGIPGVRIASVEGLLIETDQFGRYHLAGVPGGAWERGRNFILKVDPSTLPAGAEFTTDNPLLRRITPGVPVRFDWGVKLPEQVIEGGSKQVELEMGEVFFAPGSAEVREKYLPVIEAMAAKVREYQGGEVVIHANGDSEGLAFDRANAVKAALLSTLDAASAKGLVVSVRGTVDDPSSMIVGVDEGGALLGTVLFDTDKSAIKPAFEPLLDKVATALEKRGGGSIAIVGHTDVRASHAYNVALGMRRAKAVYEALAKRLSPEVRAKVRVETSNDPTAPVGVRK from the coding sequence GTGGCGACCGCATCAGGTCTGTTCCTTGCCGCATTGGCGTTCCTTGCACCCGCCCATGCGCAGACGTCGGTCCAGAACACCGCCACGGTGGCGCTGCCCCCGGGTGCACCGGTCGTCGACAGCAATCCTGCGAACAACACGTCCACTGCCACGGTTGGAGTGCTTGCGCTCCCCCGCCTGACGCTGGTCAAGCAGGTCGTCAACGACAACGGGGGCGCGGCCGCGGCCGCGGCATGGACGCTGGTGGCGGCGGGAGCATCGACCACCATTTCAGGCGCCACGGGCACGGCGGCGGTCACCAATGCGACGGTTCCTGCGGGTACGTACGCCCTCTCCGAGACCGGAGGAGCCGCGGGCTATACGGCGGGCACCTGGAGCTGCGTCAAGAACGGGGCTGCGGCGGTCTCTGCGAACAGCATCAGCCTGGTCGGCAACGATGTCGCGACCTGCACCATCATCAACAACGACCAAGCGGCCACACTCACGCTGGTCAAGACGGTCATCAATGACAATGGTGGCGCGGCCACGGTCAGCAACTTCCCGCTGACGGCGACCGGTCCGACGACGATTACCGGCGTGTCCGGTGCGGCCGCCGTGACCAATGCGTCGGTCAACGCGGGCGTGTACACGTTGTCGGAAGTGACAGCCGCCGGTTACACCGCCGGCAGCTGGAGCTGCACGGCCGGTACCTTGTCCGGCACCCAGCTGACCCTGGCCAATGGCCAGAGCGCGAGCTGCTCGATCACCAACAATGACCGGGCCGCCACGCTGACGCTGGTCAAGACAGTGATCAACGACAACGGCGGTACCGCCACGGTCAGCAACTTCCCGCTGACGGCGACCGGTCCGACGACGATTACTGGCGTGTCCGGTGCGGCCGCCGTGACCAATGCCTCGGTCAATGCCGGTGTGTACACGCTGTCGGAAGTGGCCGCGGCAGGCTACACGGCAGGTTCGTGGAGCTGCACGGCTGGGACCCTGTCCGGTACCCAGCTGACCCTGGCCAATGGCCAAAGCGCGAGCTGCTCGATCACCAACAACGACCGGGCGGCGACGCTGACGCTGGTCAAGACGGTCATCAACGACAACGGCGGTACCGCCACGATCAGCAACTTCCCGCTGACGGCGACCGGTCCGACGACGATCACGGGTGTGAGCGGTAGTGCGGCCGTGACCAATGCCTCGGTCAACGCCGGTGTGTACACGCTGTCGGAAGTGACAGCCGCCGGTTACACCGCCGGCAGCTGGAGCTGCACGGCTGGCACCTTGTCCGGCAATCAGCTGACCCTGGCCAATGGCCAAAGCGCGAGCTGCTCGATCACCAATAATGATCAGGCCGCCACGCTGACGCTGGTCAAGACGGTCATCAACGACAACGGCGGTACCGCCACGATCAGCAACTTCCCGCTGACGGCGACCGGTCCGACGACGATTACTGGCGTGTCCGGTGCGGCCGCCGTGACCAATGCTTCGGTCAACGCCGGTGTGTACACGCTGTCAGAAGTGACCGCGGCCGGTTACACCGCCGGCAGCTGGAGTTGCACGGCTGGCACCTTGTCCGGCAATCAGCTGACCCTTTCCAATGGCCAAAGCGCGAGCTGCTCGATCACCAACAATGATCAGGCCGCCACGCTGACGTTGGTCAAGACGGTCGTGAATACGGGGGGCGGCACCGCGACTCCGGCAAGCTGGACGTTGACCGCGACCGGACCGACTTCCATCAGTGGAGCGGGTGGTGCAACCGGGCAGGTTTCCGCGGGTAGCTATACGTTGTCCGAATCCGCAGGCCCCGCCGACTACGTCGCTGGCGCTTGGAACTGCACGGCCGGAACCCTATCGGGCAACCGGGTGGTGCTTGCGAACGGACAGACCGCGACCTGCACGATCGTCAATACGTTCCAGTCGGCACCTGCGCTGACGCTGGACAAGACCACGACCACGCCGACGTATGCGTCGGTGGGCCAGGTGCTGTCGTACAGCTACCTGGTGACCAATAGCGGCAACACGACGATCACCTCGGCCATCACGGTGGTCGACGACCGGATCGCGACGGTGACGTGCCCGGCGCTGCCGGCCGGTGGCCTGTTGCCGACGCAGTCGATCACGTGTTCGGCGACGTACACGGTGACGCAGGCGGACCTGGATGCGGGCACGGTGACGAACATCGCCCGCGCCAGCGATGGCACCACGACCTCGCCGACGGACACGGTGACGGTGACGGCGACGCAGACGCGTGCGCTGACGCTGGACAAGACCACGACCACGCCGACGTATGCGTCGGTGGGCCAGGTGCTGTCGTACAGCTACCTGGTGACCAATAGCGGCAACACGACGATCACCTCGGCCATCACGGTGGTCGACGACCGGATCGCGACGGTGACGTGCCCGGCGCTGCCGGCCGGTGGCCTGTTGCCGACGCAGTCGATCACGTGTTCGGCGACGTACACGGTGACGCAGGCGGACCTGGATGCGGGCACGGTGACGAACATCGCCCGCGCCAGCGATGGCACCACGACCTCGCCGACGGACACGGTGACGGTGACGGCGACGCAGACGCCGGGCCAAAGCCTGGTGAAGGCGATGACCGCCGATAGCACCGGTGGTGCGGTCGCGGTGGGCGACGTGCTGACCTACACGGTCACGATGACCAATACGGGCAACACGACCCTGGCCAACGTGGTGATGAGCGATGCGCTGATCACCCCGAACAGCATCACCTGCCCGAATGTGGCGCCGGGTGCGACCTGCCAGCTGGTGGGTACGTACACGGTGACCCAGGCCGACGCCGATGCGGGCAACATCCGCAACACGGCGGTGGTAACCAGTCCGGTCTGCCCGGTGGGCAGCACCGCTCCGGCGTGCACGACGACGATCGACACTCCGGTCATCAACCCGGTTGTGACCTATGCCAAGGCGGTCGCGCTCCCGATCGGACAGACGGAAGTCTCGACGGGCGACACCCTCACCTACACCTTGAACGTGCAGGTCTCGGCCGCGGCGACCACCTCCGTCGTAACCTTGACCGACACCCTGGGAGCCGGCCTGACGCTGGCGACCGTGTCTGCCGGCAGCTTCTCGTGCGGCACCTCGAACCCGCTGGTGTGCACATTGCCTGCAGGCACTGCGCCGGGCACTTATTCGGTCAGCTATACGGCCATCGTCAACGATCAGGCGACCGGCACCGTGAGGAACACCGTCGTGGGCACCGGCGATGATGCGCCGACCTGCGCGGGCACGTGCCGTACCGAGACGCCGGTGACCGAACCGCTGCCGCCCCTGGTGACGTACGCCAAGAGCGCCGTCCTTCCGACCGGACGGTCGGAAGTGGCCGTGGGCGACAGCGTCACCTACACGCTGACGACGAACGTCATCAATGCCGTGACGACGGCCGACGTGGTCCTGACCGACACCCTCGGTGCGGGCCTGACCTTCGGCACGGTGACCAATGCCGGCGCCTACGCGGCCAACACCAGCGGCGCCCCCGTGCTGCGCTTCACGTTGCCGGCCGGTACCACTCCGGGCACGTACATCGTGAGCTATACCGCGATCGTGAATCCGGCGGCGCGTGGCACTGTGAACAACGCGGTCGTCGGCACCGGTAACGACGCGCCGACCTGTGCGGGCAACTGTGGCACGTCGTCGCCGGTTGCGGAGCCCCGCGTGACGGTCTCCAAGTCCTCCAATCCTGCGACCGGTACCCAGGTGCAGGTCGGACAGACGGTGCGCTACACACTGTCGGTCGATGTCGGCGTCTCCGCGCTGACGGGCGAGGTGGTCCTGGTGGATACACCGGACCGTGGCCTGACGTTGGGCGCGCTGCCCGCAGGCTGTTCGTTCGATGGGACCGTGCTGACCTGCCGCTTGCCTGCCGGCACCACCACGGGTCTGCATGCGTTGAGCTACGACGCGGTCGTGAACGCCAATGCCGGTACCGTCGTGGGCAACCAGGTGGTGGCGACCGGTGGCGGCGGCGAGACGCCGGTGTGTACCGCGTGCAGCACCGAACATCAGCTGGACGCGCCGGAAATCCGTGTGAGCAAGACGGCCGGCTCGCGCGAGGTTCGCATCGGCGACCTGGTCCGCTACACCCTGGCGATCGAGAACGTGGGCGCGATGGACTTGGTGGGCGGCAGCATCGTAGACACGCCGGCGGCAGGCTTCAGCTATGTCGAAGGTTCGCTGGTTGCGAACGACGCCGACGGTATGGCGACGGTATCGGGTGGCAGTCCGCTGCGCTTCAGTGGCGTGGATGTCGCCGCGGGGCAGACGGCGACGCTGGTGTACGTGATGCGGGTGGGCGCGGGCGTGCGTCCGGGCACCCACGTCAACCAGGCGCAGGTGCGTTCGGCGACGGACGATCCGGTGTCGAATATCGCCACGGCAGAGGTGCAACTGACGGCGGATCCGCTGCTGAATGACAGCCTGCTCTTCGGCACGGTCTTCAACGACCGCGACGGCGACGGCTGGCAGGACAGCGCTGCACTCAGCGGTGTGAAGGTCCAGGGCGGTTTCGCACCGACGGCCTACATCGCGAACTCCACGACCGTAGACCGCGGCGCAGGACTGCAGCCTGAGGCGGACGCCAGTTCGCCGCTGCTGCACGGGATCGCCGTGGGCGCCATCACCGGTCGCCAGTCCGTGACCGATCCTGTCGAACAGCACGCGGTGGTCATCCGTCAGCACCTGAGCGAACCCGCCTTCACAGACGACTTCGTCCTGACGAGCGCCGAGGGCGTCACCGTTCGCATGGACGCGGCGGGCAACACCACCGTGCAGACCAATGGCGATGCCGCCAAGGGCCTGACGGCGGCGGCGCCGACGGTGGAGCGACGCGTGGCCCAGGGCGACGGTGGCTATGTGGTCGACTACGTCATCCGCAACGCCGGCATCGACGAACGCGGCATCCCGGGCGTGCGCATCGCGTCGGTGGAAGGCCTGCTGATCGAAACCGACCAGTTCGGCCGCTACCACTTGGCGGGCGTGCCGGGTGGCGCGTGGGAGCGCGGGCGCAACTTCATCCTGAAGGTCGACCCGTCCACGCTGCCGGCCGGCGCCGAGTTCACCACCGACAACCCGCTCCTGCGCCGGATCACGCCGGGTGTGCCGGTCCGGTTCGACTGGGGCGTCAAGCTGCCGGAACAGGTGATCGAGGGCGGCTCCAAGCAGGTTGAGCTGGAGATGGGCGAAGTCTTCTTCGCCCCCGGTAGCGCCGAAGTGCGGGAGAAGTACCTGCCGGTGATCGAAGCGATGGCGGCCAAGGTGCGCGAGTACCAGGGCGGCGAAGTCGTCATCCACGCCAACGGCGACAGCGAGGGTCTGGCATTCGACCGCGCGAATGCGGTCAAGGCCGCCCTGCTGAGCACGCTGGATGCCGCTTCGGCCAAGGGACTGGTGGTCAGCGTACGCGGCACGGTCGACGACCCGAGTTCCATGATCGTCGGTGTGGACGAAGGCGGCGCGCTCCTGGGCACCGTGCTGTTCGATACCGACAAGTCCGCGATCAAGCCCGCGTTCGAGCCCCTGCTCGACAAGGTGGCGACGGCACTGGAGAAGAGGGGTGGGGGCAGCATCGCCATCGTCGGTCACACCGACGTGCGCGCGTCCCATGCCTACAACGTCGCCCTGGGCATGCGTCGTGCCAAGGCGGTCTACGAAGCGCTCGCCAAACGTCTGAGTCCGGAGGTGCGTGCCAAGGTCCGCGTGGAAACCAGCAACGATCCGACAGCCCCTGTCGGCGTACGGAAGTAA
- the zwf gene encoding glucose-6-phosphate dehydrogenase, which yields MTAKTLPVDTFDLVIFGGTGDLALRKLLPGLLRRYADGQIPEESRIIGVARDKQGDAEYRAKVGEALARVAANDDTLKAKLPAFLEKLGYVALDATKDEGWDEFAARLQTSGDRIRVFYLSTSPTLFVNICDRLRAHGLNTGNARVVIEKPIGHDSASAAVINDAVGSAFAESQIFRIDHYLGKETVQNLLALRFANILFEPLWNASRIDHVQITVAETVGLEKRAGYYDTSGALRDMVQNHLLQLLCMVAMEPPAALQADAVRDEKLKVLRSLKPIRGEDVGHLSVRGQYRAGASSGAAVPGYLEELGKPDSRTETFVALKAEVDNWRWAGVPFYLRTGKRLSERVSEIVIAFKQIPHSIFDDSAGPVMGNKLVLRLQPDEGVKLWIMIKDPGPGGLRLQHVPLDMSFAEAFGVHQPEAYERLLMDVVRGNQTLFMRRDEVEAAWAWIDPILAAWEAGRETPKAYTAGSWGPSAAVALVERDGRTWHEDTV from the coding sequence GTGACTGCGAAGACCTTGCCCGTCGACACCTTCGATCTCGTCATCTTCGGCGGCACCGGTGACCTGGCGTTGCGCAAGCTGCTGCCGGGCCTGCTGCGGCGCTATGCCGACGGTCAGATTCCGGAAGAGAGCCGCATCATCGGCGTGGCCCGCGACAAGCAGGGCGATGCCGAATACCGCGCGAAGGTCGGCGAAGCACTGGCCCGCGTCGCGGCCAACGACGACACACTGAAGGCCAAGCTGCCCGCATTCCTGGAGAAGCTGGGCTATGTGGCGCTGGATGCCACCAAGGACGAGGGCTGGGACGAATTCGCCGCTCGCCTGCAGACCAGCGGCGATCGCATCCGCGTCTTCTATCTGTCCACCAGCCCCACCCTGTTCGTGAACATCTGCGACCGCCTGCGCGCGCACGGCCTGAATACCGGCAACGCCCGCGTGGTCATCGAGAAGCCGATCGGCCACGACTCGGCCAGCGCCGCGGTGATCAACGACGCCGTCGGCAGCGCGTTCGCGGAAAGCCAGATCTTCCGCATCGACCACTACCTGGGCAAGGAAACCGTCCAGAACCTGCTGGCCCTGCGGTTCGCCAACATCCTGTTCGAGCCGCTGTGGAACGCCAGCCGCATCGATCATGTGCAGATCACCGTGGCCGAGACCGTCGGCCTGGAGAAGCGCGCCGGGTACTACGACACCTCCGGCGCCCTGCGCGACATGGTCCAGAACCACCTGTTGCAGCTGCTGTGCATGGTGGCGATGGAACCCCCGGCCGCCCTGCAGGCCGATGCCGTGCGCGACGAGAAGCTGAAGGTGCTGCGCTCGCTCAAGCCGATCCGCGGCGAAGACGTGGGCCATCTCTCCGTGCGCGGCCAGTACCGTGCCGGTGCCAGCAGCGGTGCCGCCGTGCCCGGCTACCTGGAGGAACTGGGCAAGCCCGATTCGCGCACCGAGACCTTCGTGGCGCTGAAGGCCGAAGTCGACAATTGGCGCTGGGCCGGCGTGCCGTTCTACCTGCGCACCGGCAAGCGCCTGTCCGAGCGCGTGTCCGAGATCGTCATCGCCTTCAAGCAGATCCCGCACTCCATCTTCGACGACAGCGCGGGCCCGGTTATGGGCAACAAGCTGGTGCTGCGCCTGCAGCCGGACGAAGGCGTGAAGCTGTGGATCATGATCAAGGATCCGGGCCCGGGTGGCCTGCGCCTGCAGCACGTGCCGCTGGACATGAGCTTCGCCGAGGCCTTCGGCGTGCACCAGCCGGAAGCCTATGAGCGCCTGCTGATGGACGTGGTGCGCGGCAACCAGACCCTCTTCATGCGCCGCGACGAAGTCGAGGCCGCGTGGGCCTGGATTGACCCGATCCTCGCCGCCTGGGAGGCCGGGCGCGAGACGCCCAAGGCCTACACCGCCGGCTCCTGGGGCCCCAGCGCCGCCGTGGCACTGGTCGAACGCGACGGCCGCACCTGGCACGAAGACACCGTCTGA
- a CDS encoding GntR family transcriptional regulator, with translation MQTNLLEEYQRLQTGESTRAVAYLRLRRALQNLMDAGVLRPGQALPSERDLAQLLDLSRVTIRKALAGLIESGLLVQRQGAGTFVAERILRQFSRLTSFTDDLRERGLNPQVKFLERTVGEVTPEESMALNLSPGSGVVRMYRLRHVDGSPIAIERTLVPYALLPDPDSVTTSLYEALDAYGHRPKRALQRLRAVALDEEAARHLELPVGAPGLLVERRAFLEDGRVVESTRSYYRGDAYDFVAELQSD, from the coding sequence ATGCAAACGAACCTGCTCGAGGAATACCAGCGGCTGCAGACCGGTGAGTCCACCCGGGCAGTGGCCTACCTGCGCCTGCGCCGCGCGCTGCAGAACCTGATGGATGCCGGCGTGCTGCGGCCCGGACAGGCGCTTCCCAGCGAGCGCGACCTGGCCCAGTTGCTCGATCTGTCGCGGGTGACCATTCGCAAGGCGCTGGCGGGGTTGATCGAAAGTGGTCTGCTCGTGCAGCGGCAGGGTGCCGGTACCTTCGTGGCCGAGCGGATCCTTCGGCAGTTCTCCCGCCTGACCAGCTTCACCGACGACCTGCGCGAGCGGGGGCTCAACCCGCAGGTGAAGTTCCTCGAGCGCACGGTGGGTGAAGTGACCCCGGAAGAGTCCATGGCGCTGAATCTGTCGCCTGGCAGCGGCGTCGTGCGCATGTACCGCCTGCGCCATGTGGACGGGTCGCCGATCGCCATCGAGCGCACCCTCGTGCCCTACGCCCTGCTGCCGGACCCCGACAGCGTCACCACCTCGCTGTACGAGGCGCTGGACGCCTACGGCCACCGGCCCAAGCGGGCCTTGCAGCGTCTGCGGGCGGTCGCCCTGGATGAAGAGGCAGCCCGCCATCTCGAATTGCCCGTGGGTGCCCCGGGCTTGCTGGTCGAGCGGCGCGCCTTCCTGGAGGACGGGCGGGTCGTCGAATCCACCCGCTCCTACTACCGCGGCGATGCCTACGACTTCGTCGCTGAATTGCAGAGCGACTGA
- a CDS encoding ExeM/NucH family extracellular endonuclease: MTPSRSLLTLALLAPLALPACAATPKERVTPIGEVQGEGARSALDGQTVTVEGVVTGVFADLGGFFVQDAGDGQAATSDAVFVAFEEGAPAPSVSVGDRMRVRGIVGERKAGSDDTLTALHAPVVQARGKGTIAPLVLTAQPDAWERYEGMLVRIDAPLTLSGTDALGRFGELTTSFGGRLWQPSEVAAPGSAEAKRLAADNARRTLVLDDGSAKRDPATVWYVKQGQPLRTGTVLTGVQGIVDARHGGWRLQLTVAPTIAAPERPAAPQVAGNVRVAAFNLENLFNGDGKGGGFPTERGAKTAAQYQAQMHKLVGTIRGLNPDIAALMELENDGYGADSSLAQLVTALNAGGGTWRFIDAKQGPGPDTIRVGIIYRSDKVKPTGKPATLQEGPFGERSRSPLAQGFVHGKGATFVVVANHFKSKGCSEAAGPDTDQKDGAGCWNALRLDSSKRLDAWLKSDPTRTRSDRIVMLGDFNAYAMEAPVRWLRDDAGWVDAFKQAGIEQPYSYVYSGLSGRLDHALLSPTLAKQLRGAAEWHINADEQDAQGYADGDPAVPYRSSDHDPLLLGFDL; the protein is encoded by the coding sequence ATGACGCCTTCCCGCTCGCTGCTCACCCTCGCCCTGCTCGCCCCCCTCGCGCTGCCCGCCTGCGCGGCCACACCGAAGGAGCGCGTCACGCCCATCGGCGAGGTACAGGGTGAGGGCGCGCGCAGTGCACTCGACGGCCAGACCGTCACCGTCGAAGGCGTGGTCACCGGTGTCTTCGCCGATCTCGGCGGCTTCTTCGTGCAGGACGCCGGCGATGGCCAGGCGGCGACCTCCGACGCGGTCTTCGTCGCCTTCGAAGAGGGCGCTCCCGCGCCTTCCGTCTCCGTGGGCGACCGCATGCGCGTGCGCGGCATCGTCGGCGAGCGCAAGGCCGGCAGCGACGACACGCTGACCGCGCTGCATGCGCCGGTGGTGCAGGCACGCGGCAAGGGCACCATCGCGCCCCTCGTGCTCACCGCGCAGCCCGACGCCTGGGAACGCTACGAAGGCATGCTCGTCCGCATCGACGCCCCGCTCACGCTGAGCGGCACCGATGCGCTGGGCCGTTTCGGCGAACTCACCACCAGCTTCGGCGGCCGCCTGTGGCAACCCAGCGAAGTGGCCGCGCCGGGCAGTGCCGAGGCCAAGCGCCTGGCCGCCGACAACGCGCGCCGCACGCTGGTGCTGGACGACGGCAGCGCGAAGCGCGATCCCGCCACCGTCTGGTACGTGAAGCAAGGCCAGCCGCTGCGCACCGGCACCGTGCTGACCGGCGTGCAGGGCATCGTCGATGCGCGGCACGGCGGCTGGCGCCTGCAGCTCACCGTCGCGCCGACGATCGCCGCGCCGGAACGCCCGGCCGCGCCGCAGGTCGCGGGCAACGTGCGCGTGGCCGCGTTCAATCTGGAGAACCTGTTCAACGGCGACGGCAAGGGTGGCGGCTTCCCCACCGAGCGCGGCGCCAAGACGGCCGCGCAGTACCAGGCGCAAATGCACAAGCTGGTTGGCACCATCCGCGGCCTGAACCCCGACATCGCCGCGCTGATGGAACTGGAGAACGACGGCTACGGCGCCGACTCCAGCCTCGCCCAGCTCGTCACTGCGTTGAACGCCGGCGGCGGCACGTGGCGCTTCATCGATGCGAAACAGGGTCCGGGGCCGGACACCATCCGCGTGGGCATCATCTACCGCAGCGACAAGGTGAAGCCCACCGGCAAACCCGCCACGCTGCAGGAAGGCCCGTTCGGCGAACGCAGCCGCAGCCCGCTGGCGCAGGGGTTCGTGCACGGCAAGGGCGCAACCTTCGTCGTGGTCGCCAATCACTTCAAGTCGAAGGGCTGCTCGGAAGCCGCTGGCCCGGACACCGACCAGAAGGACGGCGCCGGTTGCTGGAACGCGCTGCGCCTGGATTCGTCCAAGCGCCTGGATGCGTGGCTGAAGTCCGATCCCACCCGCACCCGCAGCGATCGCATCGTCATGCTCGGCGATTTCAACGCCTATGCGATGGAAGCGCCGGTGCGCTGGCTGCGCGACGACGCCGGCTGGGTGGATGCCTTCAAGCAGGCCGGCATCGAACAGCCCTACAGCTACGTCTACAGCGGCCTCAGCGGCCGCCTCGACCATGCCCTGCTCAGCCCGACGTTGGCGAAGCAGCTGCGCGGCGCGGCCGAGTGGCACATCAACGCCGACGAACAGGACGCGCAGGGTTACGCCGACGGCGATCCGGCCGTGCCCTACCGCAGCTCCGACCATGATCCGCTGCTGCTGGGCTTCGATCTTTAA
- the pgl gene encoding 6-phosphogluconolactonase has translation MPPTDLSLQIQLHPFPDGDAVAQALAQAVADDLRAAVALRGQASVALSGGTTPRRFLQALSRQVLDWANVTVTLVDERWVDGAHERSNARLVKEYLLQDAAASARFVPLYRAAATPDEALAEVAAALPATLDVAVLGMGGDGHTASFFPGGDRLAEAMDPETAATVLPMRAAGAGEPRITLTLPVLRDAGRLYLHIEGGEKRQVLQQALSGQGAGAGYPMRAVLQALHAPLQVYLAQ, from the coding sequence ATGCCCCCCACCGATCTCTCGCTGCAGATCCAGCTGCACCCCTTCCCGGACGGCGACGCCGTCGCCCAGGCCCTGGCCCAGGCAGTAGCCGACGATCTGCGCGCTGCCGTCGCCCTGCGTGGGCAGGCCAGCGTGGCCCTGTCCGGTGGCACGACGCCGCGCCGCTTCCTGCAAGCCTTGTCCCGGCAGGTGCTGGACTGGGCGAACGTCACCGTCACCCTGGTCGACGAACGCTGGGTGGACGGCGCCCACGAACGTTCCAACGCCCGCCTGGTGAAGGAGTACCTGCTGCAGGACGCCGCCGCCAGCGCGCGCTTCGTCCCGCTGTACCGTGCCGCCGCCACGCCCGACGAGGCCCTGGCCGAGGTCGCCGCCGCCCTGCCGGCCACGCTCGATGTCGCCGTGCTGGGCATGGGCGGCGACGGCCACACCGCCTCGTTCTTCCCCGGCGGTGACCGCCTGGCCGAGGCGATGGATCCGGAAACCGCCGCGACCGTGCTACCGATGCGCGCCGCGGGCGCCGGCGAACCCCGCATCACCCTGACCCTGCCGGTGCTGCGCGATGCCGGCCGCCTGTACCTGCACATCGAGGGCGGCGAGAAGCGGCAGGTGCTGCAGCAGGCGCTGTCCGGCCAAGGTGCTGGTGCGGGCTATCCGATGCGCGCGGTGCTGCAGGCCCTGCATGCGCCGTTGCAGGTCTATCTGGCGCAGTGA